A region of Labeo rohita strain BAU-BD-2019 chromosome 2, IGBB_LRoh.1.0, whole genome shotgun sequence DNA encodes the following proteins:
- the tpra gene encoding nucleoprotein TPR: MAALLQQALERTEINKLPKAIQNKLEKVLSEQQTEIDAVKSQHERYKADCEQQYFNLEKKLAESQEQFLSQSKEYHSIKEENGRLAEELKKLKDLEEEQGTTQESKPPKAKYEIEAENRELSRLLEKKSQEVENLSEDLKRLNDKLVETNTIKMELQLKLDELQSSEVSIQYREKRMEQEKELLQNQNTWLNAELKSKTDELYTVSRDKGKEILELKCSLESKKEEVTRLQDQVNTLKKNNDNMQKSTEDLMNKLKEAKEQRASMEEKYRNELNANLKLCNLYKDAAADSEAKNTELNRAVEELNKLLKEAMEANKGTEKKLSELQSVREKAESDLHEKVRHLEKELENSNTRLADFKRRGVPALTEEELTNLSPTAAAVAKIVKPGMKLMELYNAFVEAQDQLHLEKLENKRVHKVLDEIVLEVETKAPILKRQREEYENMQKSMTSLCAKLEQAMKEVHRLQKETDEANKRALGLERDKQRSERQLSDMSEQVRVLLVEVEEARGNQVVREDVSSAVSSSSEVQGSRQVAFRSVKELQQQNQNLLAQIRDLEEQRERDQNQAKTARQIELEQSLEKVQKELEQIKEQLNHHKQLADSASRQRDMYRILLQTAGVELPPQSSETVSQSTTPSRPGPMATRSTPLRAGAAESLQATQAKAALKQLNDAFTTYKKEKAENDKLLNEQIERLRGQVSDLHSQKAKLSTQLEFAFKRYEMLQENVNGFRREIETLRDKNQKMTATHQRHEQIIHTMTQDLREANEKLAMAEVRLENIRKERDILKQVENRLAQEKESVLTEQRGQNLLLTNLKSIQLTMERSETETKQRYNNQIQRLEKEIVQLKKKLEQEVEQRHALERNQDTQLLEAKKQLETQTALHQKTKELLRTAEQQVTSMRQQLNNNENQSTVPKQPVRTLPRAPGVSQQEVDELRARLQQAEEQNSDLKERLKNTTTNVEQYRSMVLSLEESVNKEKQLAEQARTSTESQLKTARELNQQLEARLVEAEKEKLELQEEKMKAVESIEERVKELKRSMTDMQTELQDALQRAVEAVAQEQRATQDSKLQGKLAAEAQNKYERELMLHAADVEALQAAKKQGQQSAQTMKQLEEKAQKAASELRQGRMDWEQQEKRLKEDLSKEQKRTEELQKQNTMLHEQMENLSSKITTSTQQQTAGESSLNISLNEEGKSHEQILDILRFVRREKEIAETRLEVAEVETLRYKQRMEYLEGELKELQDSLNAEREKLQVTTKTLAQQEDMMKRMESMSALTETNKMLKNEKNRLEHELQQTQAKMRKLEADIKPLQDANGELSEKSGMLQAEKRLLEEDVKRLKTRIQQLLSQQKDSDQEESKKLHSEREAHIKRIQQLIEETGKLKNEVARSQASITTAQSQVQNLQDSLGKVTTERDNLKKELEAKTMDIQEKLKTITQVKKIGRRYKTQYEELKEQHDKMVAEAASKPAQEQEDRQASVQEIQNLKSSLSQTQNRTSELETQLDSIQKTVQEREAEVKNLQEQLAQLQPELSRLRAELQEKSNLEEQLRQQIADKEEKTKKAFMGAKQKINQLNSAKEQLAKENEELKQQREELEVRMSALKSQYEGRLSRQERELRELREQQERHGDQKDEAQEPGQSKVQEAQRSSDARQITLKPTPATDRGSASTSEPPTANIKPTPVAAAPSKPSPIAGSKSTPRASIRPMITPAPVTTPTPTATVMPTTQVETQEALQSTEGPMEHVTVFGSTSGSVRSTSPNIQTTQPILSLQQSQATAFVQPTQQQTTQEPATTIMEAVHSSQMERPSTSTAVFGTVSATAGSSVPKRVREEEQESSTEVTDTTQDDPTHPPITKKLRIIRKMGLEDASGTEESNDAMGEAPGEGQQPPDASEEAYPVLGEGDEESLSQSVPMDQVSESQPSESQISGQDSSEEYKHDVIVIETDSGTEEEEEEQEETGQYEDDDAEDEDDEDGDGGMAEAAEESNEGSGSADANEACEGDEAEGDGAADPGIDNEESQEASDSIQKQADSQSSGEASVSTLEAFPAEPVREHQPVPSTTTTSSLGPRLPQSPRRPHHTPPPRLNIHPVPELGPPLYYSVQRQSGQSRRPSMSRAPQLTPGIGSMQHFFDDDDRMVPSTPTLVVPHRTDGFAEAIHSPQVAGVPRFRFGPPEDMMPQASSSHSDLSHLATHGGLGMYESPLFLPAHDEESGGRSVPTTPLQVAAPVTVFTESHPSDVSETASQSVPMVSTSTASLNAPGEAVPGDDGDDVFVGEAESEGTSSEACLEGQSELESAQPTDDASLPSTSQEPTSSSADTSTSTGQAKPASRLLSQHQLPRRNQIIRRGGVLPRGGRGRGLNRGTPF, encoded by the exons ATGGCGGCACTTCTTCAGCAAGCGCTGGAAAGAACCGAGATAAACAAACTGCCGAAAGCAATCCAGAACAAGCTCGAGAAAGTTCTGTCAGAGCAGCAGACGGAAATAGACGCAGTGAAATCACAACACGAGCGATATAAAGCAGACTGCG aGCAACAGTACTTTAATCTTGAGAAGAAGCTAGCTGAGAGTCAGGAGCAGTTCTTGTCCCAAAGTAAAGAATATCACAGTATTAAGGAAGAGAACGGCCGCCTTG CCGAGGAACTTAAGAAGCTGAAAGATTTAGAGGAAGAGCAGGGGACAACGCAAGAG AGTAAGCCGCCAAAAGCCAAATATGAAATCGAAGCAGAAAACAGAGAGCTCTCGCGGTTGCTTGAGAAGAAATCTCAAGAAGTGGAAAACCTCAGCG AGGATCTTAAACGTCTCAATGACAAACTCGTGGAGACCAACACAATCAAGATGGAGCTCCAGCTTAAATTAGATGAACTTCAGTCATCTGAGGTTTCCATTCAGTATCGAGAGAAGCGCATGGAACAAGAAAAGGAGCTTCTTCAGAACCAGAACACATGGTTGAATGCAGAGCTGAAGAGTAAGACGGATGAGCTGTACACAGTATCCAGAGACAAAGGCAAAGAGATCCTGGAGCTCAAGTGCTCTTTAGAGAGCAAGAAGGAAGAG GTGACCAGACTTCAGGACCAAGTGAACACGCTCAAGAAAAACAATGACAACATGCAGAAGAGTACTGAGGATCTGATGAACAAGCTCAAAGAG GCTAAAGAACAACGGGCCTCCATGGAGGAAAAGTATCGCAATGAGCTGAATGCTAACCTCAAACTCTGTAATTTGTACAAG GATGCAGCAGCAGACTCTGAAGCCAAgaacactgaactgaacagaGCTGTAGAAGAACTCAACAAACTGTTGAAGGAGGCTATGGAAg CCAATAAAGGCACAGAGAAGAAGCTGTCAGAGCTGCAGAGTGTGAGGGAGAAAGCAGAGTCTGATCTACACGAGAAGGTCAGGCATCTGGAGAAAGAGCTGGAGAACTCCAACACACGGCTTGCAGACTTTAAGAGGAGAG GCGTTCCAGCTCTCACAGAAGAGGAGCTGACAAACCTCTCCCCAACTGCGGCTGCAGTGGCCAAGATTGTTAAACCGGGCATGAAGCTAATGGAG CTGTATAATGCCTTTGTGGAGGCACAAGACCAGCTGCACCTTGAGAAACTGGAGAACAAGCGTGTGCACAAGGTTCTGGATGAGATCGTTCTGGAGGTGGAGACCAAAGCTCCCATTCTGAAACGCCAAAGGGAAGAATATGAAAACATGCAAAAGTCCATGACCAGCCTCTGTGCCAAGCTGGAGCAAGCTATGAAG GAAGTCCATCGGTTGCAGAAGGAGACAGATGAAGCCAATAAGAGAGCTTTAGGCCTAGAGAGAGATAAGCAGAGATCAGAGCGACAGCTATCAGACATGTCTGAGCAG GTACGTGTGCTGCTGGTGGAGGTGGAGGAGGCACGTGGTAATCAGGTGGTGCGTGAGGACGTGAGCTCAGCTGTGAGCAGCAGCTCTGAGGTCCAAGGCTCACGGCAAGTGGCTTTCCGCAGCGTCAAAGAGCTTCAGCAGCAGAACCAGAACCTGCTGGCCCAGATCAGAGACTTGGAGGAGCAGAGAGAGAGGGACCAGAACCAGGCTAAAACTGCTAG GCAAATAGAGTTGGAACAGAGTCTAGAGAAGGTTCAGAAGGAGCTGGAGCAGATCAAGGAACAGCTAAACCACCATAAACAGCTGGCTGACTCTGCCAGCCGGCAACGAGACATGTACCGTATCCTGTTGCAGACGGCCGGAGTCGAGCTTCCACCACAGA GTTCAGAGACTGTGTCTCAATCCACCACTCCCAGCAGGCCAGGACCTATGGCCACCAGATCTACACCTCTGAGGGCTGGAGCTGCAGAATCTCTCCAGGCGACTCAGGCTAAAGCAGCACTTAAACAG CTTAATGATGCCTTTACAACTTATAAAAAGGAGAAGGCAGAAAAcgacaagcttttgaatgaacAGATTGAGAGACTTCGTGGTCAAGTGTCTGATCTGCACTCGCAAAAAGCAAAACTTTCCACTCAGCTGGAGTTCGCCTTCAAACG TTATGAGATGCTTCAGGAAAATGTGAATGGCTTTCGACGAGAGATTGAAACCCTCCGTGACAAGAATCAAAAGATGACTGCCACTCATCAGAGACATGAGCAAATCATTCACACAATGACTCAAGATCTAAGAGAGGCCAATGAGAAACTAGCCATGGCTGAG GTGCGCCTTGAGAACATCCGTAAGGAACGAGACATTCTAAAACAGGTGGAGAACAGACTGGCTCAGGAGAAAGAGTCTGTCTTGACTGAGCAGCGAGGCCAGAATCTCTTGCTTACCAACCTCAAATCCATTCAG CTTACCATGGAGCGCTCTGAGACAGAGACCAAGCAGCGCTACAATAACCAGATTCAACGTCTGGAGAAAGAGATTGTGCAGCTTAAGAAGAAGCTGGAACAGGAAGTGGAACAGAGACATGCATTGGAACGCAACCAAGAT ACTCAGCTGCTGGAAGCTAAGAAGCAGTTGGAGACACAGACAGCACTACATCAGAAGACTAAAGAGCTGCTAAGAACTGCTGAACAGCAGGTCACCTCCATGAGACAGCAACTGAACAACAACGAGAACCAGAGCACAGTGCCTAAGCAGCCTGTCAGGACATTACCCAGAG CTCCTGGTGTTTCTCAACAAGAAGTGGATGAGCTCCGTGCACGTCTACAGCAGGCTGAGGAACAGAACTCAGATCTAAAGGAGCGTTTGAAGAACACCACCACCAATGTAGAGCAGTACAGGTCCATGGTACTCAGCTTGGAGGAGTCTGTAAACAAAGAGAAGCAG TTGGCTGAGCAGGCACGGACCTCCACTGAGAGCCAACTGAAGACAGCACGGGAGTTGAACCAGCAGCTGGAAGCCCGGCTGGTGGAAGCAGAAAAGGAAAAGCTGGAGCTCCAGGAGGAGAAGATGAAAGCTGTGGAGAGCATTGAAGAACGG GTGAAGGAGCTGAAAAGGAGCATGACAGACATGCAGACAGAGCTGCAGGATGCCCTCCAGAGAGCTGTGGAAGCGGTGGCCCAGGAGCAGAGAGCTACACAAGACAGCAAACTACAG GGTAAGCTGGCTGCAGAGGCTCAGAACAAATACGAGCGAGAGCTCATGCTGCATGCTGCAGATGTGGAAGCCCTTCAGGCCGCCAAGAAACAGGGACAGCAGTCAGCACAGACCATGAAGCAGCTTGAGGAGAAGGCTCAGAAAGCAGCATCTGAGCTGCGTCAGGGCCGCATGGACTGGGAACAGCAAGAAAAGAGACTGAAG GAAGATCTTTCTAAAGAGCAGAAGAGAACTGAGGAGCTGCAGAAGCAGAACACCATGCTCCATGAGCAGATGGAGAACCTGAGCAGCAAGATAACCACCTCCACCCAGCAGCAGACTGCTGGAGAGAGCAGTCTGAACATCTCTCTGAACGAGGAGGGCAAATCTCATGAGCAGATTCTGGACATTCTTAG GTTTGTACGGCGAGAGAAGGAGATAGCTGAGACTCGCCTAGAAGTGGCGGAGGTTGAGACTCTGCGCTATAAGCAGCGCATGGAGTACCTGGAGGGAGAGCTAAAGGAACTACAGGACAGCCTGAATGCAGAAAGAGAAAAGCTACAG GTTACAACGAAGACCTTGGCACAGCAGGAAGACATGATGAAGCGAATGGAGAGCATGAGTGCTCTGACTGAGACCAACAAGATGCTAAAGAATGAGAAGAACAGACTGGAGCATGAACTACAACAGACTCAAGCAAAG ATGCGTAAGCTGGAAGCAGACATCAAGCCCCTGCAGGACGCCAATGGTGAGCTTAGTGAGAAGAGTGGCATGTTACAGGCTGAGAAAAGGCTCCTGGAGGAGGACGTCAAGCGCTTGAAAACTCGCATACAG CAACTTCTTAGTCAGCAGAAGGACAGCGATCAGGAGGAAAGTAAGAAGCTTCATTCTGAGAGGGAAGCCCATATCAAACGCATCCAGCAGCTCATAGAGGAGACGGGGAAACTCAAGAATGAGGTGGCCAG GAGCCAAGCTTCAATCACCACAGCTCAAAGCCAGGTGCAGAACCTGCAGGATAGCCTAGGGAAGGTCACCACTGAAAGAGACAATCTGAAGAAGGAGCTGGAGGCAAAGACCATGGACATCCAGGAGAAACTCAAAACCATCACACAGGTCAAGAAGATCGGCCGTCGCTACAAAACCCAGTATGAAGAGCTCAAAGAACAGCATGATAAG ATGGTGGCAGAGGCGGCTTCTAAGCCAGCACAGGAGCAGGAAGACCGTCAGGCTTCAGTGCAGGAGATTCAAAACCTGAAGAGCTCACTGAGTCAGACACAGAACAGAACCTCAGAACTGGAAACTCAGCTGGACAGCATACAGaag aCGGTGCAGGAGCGTGAAGCCGAGGTGAAGAACCTGCAGGAGCAGCTGGCACAGTTGCAGCCAGAGCTCAGCCGACTGAGAGCAGAGCTACAGGAGAAGAGTAACCTGGAGGAGCAGCTCCGACAGCAGATCGCTGATAAAGAGGAGAAGACCAAGAAAGCCTTCATGGGTGCCAAGCAGAAGATCAACCAGCTCAATA GTGCAAAGGAGCAGCTGGCGAAAGAAAATGAGGAGCTGAAGCAGCAGAGAGAGGAGCTGGAGGTGAGGATGAGTGCGCTCAAGTCCCAGTATGAAGGTCGTTTGAGCCGACAGGAGAGAGAGCTGAGGGAACTCCGTGAGCAACAGGAGAGACACGGAGATCAGAAAGATGAAGCTCAGGAGCCTGGCCAGAGCAAG GTTCAGGAGGCACAGAGGTCATCAGATGCTCGCCAGATCACTCTCAAACCCACACCTGCTACTGACAGAGGAAG TGCCAGTACATCTGAGCCGCCCACTGCTAACATCAAGCCCACACCAGTAGCTGCCGCTCCCAGCAAGCCATCACCAATCGCAGGGAGCAAGTCCACCCCTAGGGCAAGCATCCGTCCAATGATAACACCCGCTCCTGTGACCACACCTACTCCCACAGCCACAGTCATGCCCACCACACAGGTGGAAACGCAGGAAG CTCTCCAGTCCACAGAGGGTCCAATGGAGCACGTGACTGTCTTCGGCAGCACCAGCGGCTCAGTGCGCTCCACCAGCCCTAACATACAGACCACACAGCCAATCCTCAGCCTTCAGCAGAGCCAAGCCACCGCTTTCGTCCAGCCCACTCAGCAGCAGACCACTCAGGAGCCAGCAACAACCATTATGGAGGCAGTACATAGCTCACAGATGGAGAGGCCGTCCACTTCCACTGCTGTCTTTGGTACAG TGTCGGCAACAGCAGGCTCATCTGTGCCCAAGCGAGTGCGAGAGGAGGAGCAGGAGAGCTCCACGGAGGTGACCGACACCACACAGGATGACCCAACACATCCACCCATCACTAAGAAGCTCCGCATCATAAGAAAAATGGGCCTGGAG GATGCTTCCGGCACTGAGGAGAGTAATGATGCTATGGGTGAAGCTCCAGGAGAAGGCCAGCAACCTCCTGATGCCAGTGAG GAAGCATATCCTGTGTTAGGAGAGGGAGATGAAGAATCTTTGTCTCAGTCTGTCCCGATGGATCAGGTGAGCGAGTCCCAACCCTCCGAGTCTCAAATCAGCGGACAGGACTCTTCCGAGGAGTATAAGCATGACGTCATCGTCATAGAGACTGATAGCGGCactgaggaggaagaggaggagcaggaggagaCCGGACAG TATGAAGATGATGATGCagaagatgaagatgatgaagatGGTGACGGAGGGATGGCAGAAGCAGCAGAGGAGAGTAATGAAGGCAGTGGGAGTGCAGATGCCAATGAGGCCTGCGAGGGGGATGAAGCAGAG GGCGATGGGGCCGCTGATCCAGGCATTGACAATGAAGAGAGTCAAGAAGCATCTGATTCAATCCAGAAGCAAGCAGATTCTCAGAGCAGTg GTGAAGCTAGTGTCAGCACCCTGGAGGCCTTCCCTGCTGAGCCTGTAAGAGAGCACCAGCCAGTCCCCAGCACCACCACCACTTCCTCTCTGGGTCCACGTCTTCCCCAATCCCCCCGGAGACCGCATCACACCCCACCCCCGCGCCTCAACATCCACCCTGTCCCTGAACTTGGACCCCCCC TCTACTATTCTGTGCAGAGGCAGTCTGGACAGAGCAGACGGCCCTCGATGAGTCGTGCACCCCAGCTCACACCTGGAATTGGAAGCATG CAACATTTCTTTGATGATGATGACAGAATGGTTCCTAGCACTCCCACCCTTGTCGTGCCACACCGCACAGATGGCTTTGCAGAAGCCATTCA TTCCCCCCAGGTGGCTGGAGTTCCTCGCTTCCGTTTCGGCCCTCCCGAGGATATGATGCCCCAGGCCAGCTCCTCTCATTCTGACTTGAGCCATCTGGCCACACATGGAG GGTTGGGCATGTATGAAAGTCCTCTCTTCCTGCCGGCTCATGATGAAGAGTCTGGAGGCAGGAGTGTCCCCACTACCCCTCTACAAGTGGCTGCTCCAG TGACGGTATTCACAGAGAGCCACCCCTCTGATGTGTCAGAGACGGCCTCTCAGTCAGTTCCCATGGTCAGCACGTCCACCGCCAGTTTGAATGCACCAGGAGAAGCTGTCCCGGGAGACGATGGAGATGACGTTTTTGTGGGGGAGGCTGAGAGTGAAGG GACGAGTAGTGAGGCATGTCTAGAGGGCCAGTCGGAGCTGGAATCCGCACAGCCGACTGATGATGCCAGCCTGCCCTCCACTAGTCAAGAGCCCACGTCCAGCTCTGCAG ATACAAGCACCAGTACTGGTCAGGCCAAGCCTGCAAGCCGTCTCCTTTCTCAACACCAGCTGCCCCGGAGAAACCAGATCATCAGGAGAG GTGGTGTTTTGCCTCGTGGAGGTCGGGGTCGAGGACTCAACAGAGGCACTCCCTTCTAA